One window of the Rhodohalobacter sp. SW132 genome contains the following:
- a CDS encoding DUF1080 domain-containing protein has product MKKFTGILIILWAMVHMPACAQDMDNEREWEPEDTEFYEPVPPVVEAEGGFMDPPSDAIILFDGSDFSAWQSANGDEVDWMLDEGEMTVMPGSGNIVTRDGFGSIQLYLEWKTPTEIDGDGQGRGNSGVFLQRRYEVQVLDSYENETYVNGMAGSIYKQYAPLVNAARPPGEWQTYNIIYEAPEFDDNDELVSPAYLTVFWNGVMIHNRTEVKGDTEYIGPADYSVHGNDGIMLQDHGDLVSFRNIWVRELDESPVWGHEGF; this is encoded by the coding sequence ATGAAAAAATTTACCGGAATATTGATCATTTTATGGGCTATGGTACATATGCCTGCCTGCGCACAAGACATGGACAACGAACGGGAGTGGGAGCCTGAAGACACTGAATTTTACGAGCCGGTTCCCCCCGTTGTTGAGGCCGAAGGCGGGTTTATGGATCCACCTTCAGATGCAATTATACTGTTTGATGGAAGCGATTTTTCCGCATGGCAGTCCGCCAATGGAGACGAAGTGGACTGGATGCTTGATGAGGGAGAGATGACCGTGATGCCGGGATCAGGCAATATTGTAACACGGGATGGTTTCGGTTCGATTCAGCTCTACCTGGAATGGAAAACGCCAACAGAAATTGATGGTGACGGACAGGGCAGAGGGAACAGCGGTGTTTTTCTGCAGAGGAGATACGAAGTGCAGGTTCTGGATTCTTATGAAAATGAAACCTACGTAAATGGAATGGCCGGAAGTATTTATAAACAATACGCCCCGCTTGTCAATGCAGCTCGTCCGCCGGGTGAGTGGCAAACCTACAACATTATTTATGAAGCTCCTGAATTTGATGACAATGACGAACTGGTATCACCCGCATATTTGACTGTATTCTGGAATGGTGTGATGATTCATAACCGGACGGAAGTGAAAGGAGATACTGAATACATCGGGCCGGCAGATTATTCAGTACACGGCAATGACGGAATCATGCTTCAGGATCACGGTGACCTGGTCAGTTTTCGAAATATCTGGGTGAGGGAACTGGATGAAAGCCCGGTGTGGGGGCATGAAGGGTTTTGA